The nucleotide sequence ATTCAACCAGTCAGCCCTCATCGCCCGCGGCCTCGCCGACACCTGGGGCCTGCCGGTGCGGCATCCCCTGCGGTGGACGGATACCCGGCCGCCCCAGGTCGGCCGTACCGGCCCGGAACGGCGGGAGCTCCCACCGGAGGCCATGACCGCCGATACTACACCAGGTACCGCAGAGGCGTGTATAATAGTAGACGACGTGGCGACCACCCGCGCCACCCTCCGGGCAGCCGCCGGCGCCCTGTGGAGAGCGCGCCGCGACGTGGCCGCCGCGGTCACATGGACCCGATCCGGAACACCGAGCGAGGGAGGAACGAGCGATGGATAACCCCAATATGAATCTGCGGCGGTGCTACTTCTGCGGCAAGGCCTTCGTGAGCCCCAGCCGGACCATGGTCTGTCCCGACTGCCGGGAGAAACTGGAACAGCTCTACTTCCAGGTGCGCGACCTCCTGCGGGATTCCCCGGGGACACCGCCCACGGTGCGCGGCATCGCCGAGGAACTCGGCGTGGACGAGCGGATGGTCCAGCTTCTGGTGGACGAAGGGTGGATCCAGCGCAACATCGACGACAGCACCCACTGTTCCCTCTGCGGCAAGCCGATCAAAAACGGCCGGCTCTGCGAGGACTGCGCCCGCAAGATGGACTACACCAAAAGCGGAGGCGACCGCAACCGCAACCCCAGAAACCCCTTCGGCGGCGCCAGGAGCTCCCTCCATGCCTCCGATCGCTACCGCCGCGACCGGCGGCACCGGTAGAGATCGGCCCCGGGAGCGTCATTCCCTGCTAAAGCCCTCCCCGGGCCGTTCCGATACATGCAGTGAGAACGAA is from Synergistales bacterium and encodes:
- a CDS encoding GntR family transcriptional regulator, encoding MDNPNMNLRRCYFCGKAFVSPSRTMVCPDCREKLEQLYFQVRDLLRDSPGTPPTVRGIAEELGVDERMVQLLVDEGWIQRNIDDSTHCSLCGKPIKNGRLCEDCARKMDYTKSGGDRNRNPRNPFGGARSSLHASDRYRRDRRHR